In Pyrus communis chromosome 1, drPyrComm1.1, whole genome shotgun sequence, the following are encoded in one genomic region:
- the LOC137718826 gene encoding transcription factor MYB114-like → MVPVSSRSSKKEVNRGSWTAEEDQKLAQVIEIHGPRRWKSIATKAGLKRCGKSCRLRWMNYLRPNIKRGNISDQEEDLILRLHKLLGNRWSLIAGRLPGRTDNEIKNYWNSHLSKKMKQNRAVSKTVQGSTEQKNIKAMDVNALTIEREDAFKREENFNFGFNGDEFFNCSSSEQGPLNLEWMNRFLEMDESWFTLHDI, encoded by the exons ATGGTTCCAGTTAGCAGTCGAAGTTCTAAGAAAGAAGTAAACAGAGGCTCCTGGACGGCAGAGGAGGACCAAAAACTTGCTCAAGTTATAGAAATCCACGGTCCGAGGCGTTGGAAGTCCATTGCAACTAAAGCAG GTCTTAAGCGATGTGGGAAGAGCTGCAGGTTAAGATGGATGAACTATCTTAGACCTAATATTAAGAGAGGCAATATTTCAGACCAAGAAGAAGACTTAATTCTTAGGCTTCATAAGCTTCTGGGAAACAG GTGGTCGTTGATTGCCGGAAGACTACCTGGTCGAACAGATAACGAGATCAAGAACTACTGGAACTCTCATTTGAGCAAAAAGATGAAGCAAAACAGAGCAGTTTCAAAGACAGTGCAAGGGTCCACAGAGCAAAAGAATATCAAAGCAATGGACGTGAATGCTTTAACAATTGAAAGAGAAGACGCCTTCAAACGTGAGGAGAACTTCAACTTCGGTTTCAATGGCGACGAATTCTTCAACTGCTCGAGCAGCGAACAAGGGCCTCTGAATTTGGAGTGGATGAATAGATTCCTTGAAATGGATGAGAGTTGGTTTACTTTGCATGACATTTGa
- the LOC137718817 gene encoding cytochrome P450 CYP72A616-like, translating to MEGYFLLIKMLVFSLVSVILYLVMRVVHVYWVRPRSLENQLRKQGIRGRSYKLFHDDMKEMSTSSREAWSKPMSLNHQIAPRVLPYFHQMIQKYGKVSLGWMETRPRLIVTDPELIKDILINKNGHFIMPPLNPLVKLLQLRVATLEGEQWTKRRRIVNPAFHLEKLMGMEASFVTGCSDMIDRWEKLIGVEGSREVDVAPEFQKLISEVIALTAFGSSFEDGKLFELQKKQAALSREAYYGFYFPGFRFIPTKKNRLRYKVDNEIKAILRATIRKKEQAMENGEVGANNDLLGLLLQCKAQEENSMTIDDVIEECKSFYFAGQESIATLLTWTMILLCMHPNWQEKAREEVLRVFGKKTPDLDGIKHLKIVSMILTEVLRLYPSLVLLFRHTHQKTNVGGLSIPAGVDFVFPILFLHHDPKYWGEDVEEFNPERFSEGVVKASKDQTAFFSFGWGPRLCLGQTFAMLEGKVALAMILQHFSLELSPSYTHAPVISISVKPKHGAPIILHRI from the exons ATGGAAGGTTACTTCTTATTGATCAAAATGTTGgtattttctttggtttctgTAATTCTGTATTTGGTTATGAGAGTTGTTCATGTCTATTGGGTAAGACCCAGAAGCTTAGAGAATCAGTTGAGAAAGCAAGGCATCAGAGGCAGATCTTACAAGCTTTTCCATGATGACATGAAAGAGATGAGCACGTCCAGCAGAGAAGCATGGTCCAAACCCATGTCACTCAACCACCAGATTGCTCCACGTGTCCtcccatattttcatcaaatgatTCAAAAATATG GAAAAGTGAGTTTGGGGTGGATGGAAACAAGGCCAAGGCTGATAGTAACAGACCCAGAGCTAATCAAGGATatattaataaacaaaaatggGCATTTCATAATGCCACCACTGAATCCACTTGTGAAACTTCTGCAATTGCGCGTCGCAACCTTGGAAGGAGAGCAATGGACCAAACGCAGAAGGATCGTCAATCCTGCTTTCCACCTTGAGAAATTAATG GGTATGGAGGCTTCATTTGTAACCGGTTGTTCTGACATGATCGATCGATGGGAAAAATTAATTGGTGTTGAAGGATCAAGGGAAGTAGATGTGGCACCAGAATTTCAAAAATTGATTAGTGAAGTTATAGCTCTAACGGCCTTTGGAAGCAGCTTTGAAGATGGGAAGCTATTTGAGCTTCAGAAAAAGCAAGCCGCTTTATCGCGTGAAGCCTATTATGGTTTCTATTTCCCAGGTTTCAG ATTCATACCCACCAAAAAGAACAGGTTGAGGTATAAGGTGGACAATGAAATCAAAGCAATATTAAGAGCTACAATCAGGAAGAAAGAGCAAGCCATGGAAAATGGTGAAGTGGGTGCAAATAATGATTTGTTGGGTTTACTGTTACAATGCAAAGCACAAGAGGAAAATAGCATGACAATTGATGATGTCATAGAGGAATGCAAATCATTCTACTTTGCTGGCCAAGAAAGCATAGCCACCTTGTTGACTTGGACGATGATTCTATTATGCATGCATCCAAactggcaagaaaaggcaagaGAAGAAGTCCTCCGTGTGTTTGGAAAGAAAACACCTGATTTAGATGGCATAAAACACCTCAAAATC gtGTCGATGATATTGACCGAAGTTTTGAGGCTATATCCATCTCTAGTTCTTCTATTTAGGCACACGCACCAGAAAACAAATGTAGGAGGCCTTTCCATCCCAGCTGGGGTTGATTTCGTGTTTCCGATTCTTTTTCTACATCACGATCCAAAATATTGGGGTGAAGATGTTGAGGAGTTCAACCCAGAAAGATTTTCCGAAGGAGTTGTGAAGGCATCCAAGGATCAAACtgcatttttctcatttgggtgGGGGCCTAGATTATGTCTAGGGCAAACTTTTGCTATGTTAGAAGGAAAGGTAGCTCTGGCGATGATTCTTCAGCATTTTTCACTTGAGCTCTCACCTTCTTACACTCATGCTCCTGTTATCTCGATTTCCGTTAAGCCAAAACATGGAGCCCCAATCATACTGCACAGGATATAA
- the LOC137727639 gene encoding cytochrome P450 CYP72A616-like, which produces MEDYLIFIKTLVISLVSVILVSVLRVVHVYWFRPKSLEKQLRKQGIRGKTYRLFQDDMKEISMSSKEACAKPMSLNHQIAPRIFPFFHQMVQNYGKVSLGWIETRPRLIIADPELIKLILAEKNGQITKPPLNPLVNLLQMGISTLEGEQWAKRRRLIKPAFHLEKLKGMVPAFVTCCFGLINRWESLVGHEGRCELDVAPEFQNLAGDVIARTAFGSNYEEGKKIFELQKKQAVLVLEAYYDFYFPGKRFIPTKKNRMRYNLDNEIKAILRGMISKKEKAAMENGEEGANDLLGLLLQCKEQEQTSMTIEDVIEECKLFYFAGQETTANWLTWAMIVLSMHPNWQEKAREEVLRVCGKNTPDLDALNHLKIVSMILKEVLRLYSPVSALYRHTQIKTNVGGISIPAGVEFVLLTMFLHHDKKCWGEDVEEFNPERFAEGVVKEPKDQVVFYPFGWGPRICIGQTFAVIEAKMALAMILQHFSFELSPSYTHAPVMGITLQPQHGATVTLHRI; this is translated from the exons atggAAGATTATCTTATTTTTATCAAAACGTTGGTAATTTCTTTGGTTTCTGTAATTCTCGTTTCTGTTCTGAGAGTTGTTCATGTCTACTGGTTTAGACCCAAGAGCTTGGAGAAGCAGTTGAGAAAGCAAGGGATCAGAGGCAAAACTTACAGGCTTTTCCAGGATGACATGAAAGAGATCAGCATGTCCAGCAAGGAAGCATGCGCCAAACCCATGTCCCTCAACCACCAGATTGCTCCACGTATCTTCCCATTTTTTCATCAAATGGTGCAGAATTATG gaaaaGTGAGTTTGGGGTGGATTGAAACAAGGCCAAGGCTGATTATAGCTGACCCAGAGCTGATCAAGTTGATATTAGCCGAAAAGAATGGGCAGATTACAAAGCCACCACTGAACCCACTTGTCAATCTTCTACAAATGGGCATCTCAACCTTGGAAGGAGAGCAATGGGCCAAACGCAGAAGGCTCATCAAACCTGCTTTCCACCTTGAGAAATTAAAG gGAATGGTACCTGCATTTGTAACCTGTTGTTTTGGTCTGATCAATCGGTGGGAAAGTTTAGTTGGACATGAAGGAAGATGTGAACTAGATGTAGCTCCTGAATTTCAAAACCTTGCTGGTGATGTTATAGCTAGAACAGCCTTTGGTAGCAACTACGAAGAGGGGAAGAAAATATTTGAGCTTCAAAAAAAGCAAGCTGTTCTAGTGCTTGAAGCCTACTATGATTTCTATTTTCCAGGCAAAAG ATTCATACCCACTAAAAAGAACAGGATGAGGTACAACTTGGATAACGAAATCAAAGCAATATTAAGGGGTATGATCAGCAAGAAAGAGAAAGCAGCCATGGAAAATGGTGAAGAGGGTGCAAATGATTTGCTGGGCTTACTATTACAGTGCAAAGAACAAGAGCAAACAAGCATGACAATTGAGGATGTCATAGAGGAGTGCAAGCTATTCTACTTTGCTGGCCAAGAAACCACAGCCAACTGGCTGACTTGGGCTATGATTGTCTTATCTATGCATCCAAACTGGCAAGAAAAAGCAAGAGAAGAAGTCTTACGTGTGTGTGGAAAGAACACACCTGATTTAGATGCTCTAAATCACCTTAAGATT gtGTCGATGATACTAAAGGAAGTTCTAAGGTTATATTCACCTGTGTCTGCTCTATACAGGCACACCCAAATCAAAACCAATGTTGGAGGCATTTCCATCCCAGCTGGGGTTGAATTTGTGCTGCTGACTATGTTTCTTCACCATGATAAAAAATGTTGGGGTGAAGACGTTGAGGAGTTCAACCCCGAGAGATTTGCTGAAGGAGTTGTAAAGGAACCAAAGGATCAAGTTGTATTCTACCCATTTGGTTGGGGCCCTAGAATATGCATAGGGCAAACTTTTGCTGTGATAGAAGCAAAGATGGCTCTAGCTATGATTCTTCAGCATTTTTCTTTTGAGCTCTCACCTTCTTACACTCATGCTCCTGTTATGGGCATTACCCTTCAGCCACAACATGGAGCCACAGTTACACTTCACAGAATTTAA